The following proteins are encoded in a genomic region of Paenibacillus sp. FSL R7-0273:
- the mnmE gene encoding tRNA uridine-5-carboxymethylaminomethyl(34) synthesis GTPase MnmE, with product MLSDTIAAVSTALGEGGIAIVRVSGPEAISEVAPLFRGAKPLIEVASHTVHYGHIINPADGERMEEVLVTVMKGPRSFTTEDVVEISAHGGVISVRRVMDLLLQQDIRLAEPGEFTKRAFLGGRIDLSQAEAVIDLIRSKSDRAFSVALKQVSGSLSERIKSLRHTLIETLAHIEVNIDYPEHDVEALTAEFIKKKSSEVMSGIDKLLKTANEGKILREGITTAIVGRPNVGKSSLLNALARDNKAIVTDIPGTTRDVIEEYVTINNIPLKLLDTAGIRETMDVVERIGVERSKAAFSDADLILLVLNANEELHEDELALMEQIHGRQALVIMNKMDLPPHLDKGKLLTFFEESSIVPMSVLEEEGLDKLEEAISELFFGGKLESGDLTYVSNVRHIALLKKAHRSLQDAYEAADMLVPIDMIQIDVRLAWEQLGEIIGDTAADSLLDQIFSQFCLGK from the coding sequence ATGCTTAGTGATACCATTGCTGCCGTATCGACGGCACTGGGTGAGGGAGGAATTGCGATTGTCCGGGTAAGCGGACCGGAGGCGATTTCCGAGGTTGCCCCTTTATTCCGCGGCGCCAAGCCGCTTATAGAGGTTGCTTCCCATACCGTCCACTACGGTCATATAATAAATCCTGCGGACGGGGAACGGATGGAGGAGGTACTGGTCACAGTAATGAAAGGCCCCCGCTCTTTTACTACAGAGGATGTGGTGGAGATCAGCGCCCACGGAGGGGTTATATCAGTCAGAAGAGTAATGGATCTGCTGCTGCAGCAGGATATCCGTCTGGCCGAGCCGGGGGAATTCACCAAGCGCGCCTTTTTGGGCGGCCGGATTGATCTTTCCCAGGCGGAGGCGGTTATCGATCTGATCCGCTCCAAGTCTGACCGTGCCTTCTCTGTTGCCCTTAAGCAGGTCAGCGGCTCATTATCAGAGCGGATCAAGTCCTTGCGGCACACTCTGATTGAAACACTGGCGCATATTGAAGTGAATATTGATTATCCCGAGCATGACGTTGAAGCACTGACTGCAGAGTTTATTAAAAAGAAAAGCAGTGAGGTTATGTCAGGCATTGATAAGCTGCTGAAGACTGCCAATGAGGGTAAGATTCTGCGTGAGGGTATTACGACAGCGATTGTCGGCCGGCCCAATGTGGGTAAATCCTCCTTGCTTAATGCGCTTGCCCGTGACAATAAAGCGATTGTAACCGATATTCCGGGAACAACGCGTGATGTAATAGAGGAGTATGTAACCATTAATAATATTCCGCTGAAGCTGCTCGATACCGCCGGTATCCGGGAAACAATGGATGTGGTTGAGCGGATCGGTGTTGAGCGGTCCAAGGCTGCATTCAGCGATGCTGACCTGATTTTGCTTGTTCTGAATGCAAATGAAGAGCTGCATGAGGACGAGCTGGCACTAATGGAACAAATCCACGGTAGACAAGCTTTGGTTATCATGAATAAAATGGACTTACCGCCGCATCTGGATAAAGGCAAGCTGCTTACCTTTTTTGAAGAGTCCAGCATTGTGCCGATGTCCGTACTGGAGGAAGAGGGACTCGATAAGCTGGAGGAGGCTATCTCGGAGCTGTTCTTCGGCGGCAAGCTGGAATCCGGCGATTTGACCTACGTTAGTAATGTACGGCATATTGCCCTGCTCAAAAAAGCGCACAGATCACTGCAGGATGCCTATGAGGCTGCCGACATGCTGGTGCCGATTGATATGATTCAGATTGATGTGCGTCTGGCCTGGGAACAGCTTGGTGAGATCATCGGAGATACAGCTGCCGATTCCCTGCTTGATCAGATTTTCTCGCAATTCTGTCTTGGTAAATAA
- the jag gene encoding RNA-binding cell elongation regulator Jag/EloR produces MSKVVATGKTIEEAVERGLSQLGVQKDRVTVNVLEQPSKGFLGLIGAKGAKVELTLIPEAAPASAASAPSLPQQSTRESKQEAGGGVPRQDSGQPAEEAYQQAVHFIIDVAKSMGLTVEVEIVHTKESTILQISGPDLGLLIGRRGQTLDALQYLANIVANRYSDSFVRLVLDAENFRERRKKTLEELADRLAGRVVRTRKEVVLEPMSPQERKIIHSRLQDHRQVNTLSKGEEPNRRVVITLK; encoded by the coding sequence ATGAGCAAAGTCGTCGCAACAGGGAAAACTATTGAAGAAGCTGTAGAACGTGGCCTGAGCCAGCTTGGAGTTCAAAAGGACCGGGTAACGGTCAACGTACTGGAACAGCCGTCAAAAGGATTCCTTGGATTGATCGGTGCGAAAGGCGCCAAGGTAGAGCTTACCTTGATTCCTGAAGCCGCACCGGCATCAGCGGCGAGTGCTCCGTCACTGCCTCAGCAGTCAACACGAGAGAGCAAGCAGGAGGCTGGCGGCGGTGTGCCGCGCCAAGATTCCGGACAACCGGCAGAGGAAGCTTACCAACAGGCCGTTCATTTCATTATCGATGTCGCCAAAAGCATGGGGCTTACAGTAGAAGTGGAAATCGTTCATACCAAGGAATCGACCATTCTGCAAATTTCCGGTCCGGATCTGGGACTTCTGATTGGCAGAAGAGGACAAACTCTCGATGCTTTGCAGTACTTGGCTAATATTGTGGCCAACCGTTATTCTGACAGCTTTGTCCGTCTGGTGCTGGATGCGGAGAATTTCCGTGAGCGCCGTAAGAAGACACTGGAGGAGCTGGCAGACCGTCTGGCCGGCCGTGTGGTCAGAACCCGCAAGGAGGTTGTGCTTGAACCGATGTCCCCGCAGGAGCGTAAGATCATTCACTCCAGGCTGCAGGATCATCGTCAGGTTAATACACTCAGCAAGGGCGAAGAACCAAACCGGCGTGTTGTTATAACATTGAAGTAG
- a CDS encoding YidC/Oxa1 family membrane protein insertase translates to MSLMKTKRGKMFLLLGLMVLMIAVLSGCAPSSAVTHTTEDLKNGGFWQSNVVYYFAIALDTFAKWFNGQYGLAVLVMVIIVRTLILPLTMKQVKSSRAMQAIQPELQKIQKKYKDQPEKVQQETMRLFQENKVNPMAGCLPLIVQMPIFIALYNSIYYNPDLREHSFLWLQLGEPDKLFILPLLAAATTFLQTRMMTKMNPIQQQGPMQFMMMVYPVLIFIMSYNFPAALPLYWVYSNVYTIIQNYFLYRNNDKTKLAVAGAGTSKEVNLVKGKDSGARKDVTPAAKGNSGKAKGAKKSK, encoded by the coding sequence GTGTCTCTAATGAAGACTAAACGGGGAAAAATGTTTCTTCTCCTCGGGTTAATGGTACTGATGATTGCTGTTCTGTCAGGGTGCGCTCCATCATCAGCGGTTACGCACACGACGGAGGATTTGAAAAATGGAGGCTTCTGGCAGAGTAACGTAGTTTACTATTTCGCCATCGCCCTCGATACGTTCGCCAAGTGGTTTAATGGACAATATGGACTGGCCGTCCTTGTAATGGTGATTATCGTCCGCACGCTGATCCTGCCGCTTACCATGAAACAGGTAAAAAGCTCACGTGCAATGCAGGCCATTCAACCGGAGCTCCAGAAAATCCAGAAAAAATATAAAGATCAGCCTGAGAAGGTGCAGCAGGAAACCATGCGCCTGTTCCAGGAGAACAAAGTTAATCCGATGGCGGGCTGTCTGCCGCTGATCGTGCAAATGCCGATTTTTATCGCCCTGTACAACTCGATCTATTATAACCCGGATCTGCGTGAGCACTCGTTCCTGTGGCTCCAGCTCGGGGAACCGGACAAGCTGTTTATCCTGCCGCTGCTAGCTGCGGCTACAACGTTCCTTCAGACCCGGATGATGACCAAGATGAACCCGATTCAGCAGCAGGGTCCGATGCAGTTCATGATGATGGTGTACCCGGTTCTGATTTTCATCATGTCTTACAATTTCCCGGCAGCACTGCCTCTATACTGGGTTTACAGTAACGTGTACACTATCATTCAGAACTACTTCTTATACCGCAACAACGATAAGACCAAATTGGCTGTCGCAGGTGCCGGTACCAGCAAAGAAGTCAATCTTGTGAAGGGCAAGGATTCAGGCGCTCGCAAGGATGTTACTCCCGCTGCAAAAGGCAATAGCGGCAAAGCGAAGGGAGCCAAAAAGTCAAAATGA